Proteins from one Triticum aestivum cultivar Chinese Spring chromosome 7A, IWGSC CS RefSeq v2.1, whole genome shotgun sequence genomic window:
- the LOC123150444 gene encoding NADH-ubiquinone oxidoreductase chain 5-like: MFDASWGFLFDSLTVVMLIVVTFISSLVHLYSISYMSEDPHSPRFMCYLSIFTFFMLMLVTGDNFLQLFLGWEGVGLASYLLIHFWFTRLQADKAAIKAMLVNRVGDFGLALGIFGCFTLFQTVDFSTIFACASAPRNEWIFCNMRLNAITLICILLFIGAVGKSAQIGLHTWLPDAMEGPTPVSALIHAATMVIAGVFMIGRCSPLFEYSPTALIVITFVGAMTSFLAATTGILQNDLKRVIAYSTCSQLGYMIFACGISNYSVSIFHLMNHAFFKALLFLSAGSVIHAMSDEQDMRKMEGLPPPFL, translated from the exons ATGTTTGATGCTTCTTGGGGCTTCT TGTTCGATAGCCTGACCGTAGTGATGTTAATTGTGGTTACATTCATAAGTAGCTTGGTCCATCTTTATTCCATTTCATATATGTCTGAGGATCCGCATAGCCCTCGATTTATGTGTTATTTATCCATTTTTACTTTTTTTATGCTAATGTTGGTGACTGGAGATAACTTTCTTCAATTATTCCTGGGATGGGAGGGAGTAGGTCTTGCTTCATATTTGTTAATTCATTTCTGGTTTACACGACTTCAGGCGGATAAAGCTGCTATAAAAGCTATGCTTGTCAATCGGGTTGGTGATTTTGGATTAGCTCTTGGGATTTTTGGTTGTTTTACTCTCTTTCAAACAGTAGACTTTTCAACCATTTTTGCTTGTGCTAGTGCTCCCAGAAATGAATGGATTTTTTGCAATATGAGATTGAATGCCATAACTCTGATTTGTATTTTACTTTTTATTGGTGCTGTTGGGAAATCTGCACAGATAGGATTGCATACTTGGTTACCCGATGCAATGGAGGGTCCCACTCCAGTATCTGCTTTGATTCATGCAGCTACTATGGTCATTGCTGGCGTTTTCATGATAGGAAGGTGCTCCCCTTTATTTGAATACTCACCTACGGCTttgattgttattacttttgtaGGAGCTATGACGTCATTCCTTGCGGCAACCACTGGAATATTACAGAACGATCTAAAGAGGGTCATAGCTTATTCAACTTGCAGTCAATTAGGCTATATGATCTTTGCTTGCGGCATCTCTAACTATTCGGTTAGCATCTTTCACTTAATGAATCACGCGTTTTTCAAAGCATTACTCTTCCTGAGTGCGGGTTCGGTGATTCATGCCATGTCGGATGAGCAAGATATGCGGAAGATGGAGGGCTTGCCTCCTCCTTTCCTTTGA
- the LOC123153212 gene encoding NADH-ubiquinone oxidoreductase chain 6-like, which translates to MHLLAPAFKFHFKGGRHTIILSVLSSPALVSGLMVVRAKNPVHSVLFPILVFCDTSGLLIFLGLDFSTMISPVVHIGAIVISFLFVVMMFNIQIAEIHEEVLRYLPVTGIIGLIFWWEMFFILDNETIPLLPTHRNTTSLRYTVYAGKVRSWTNLETLGNLLYTYYSVWFLVSSLILLVAMIGAIVLTMHRTTRVKRQDVFRRNALDSRRNIMNRTISPFGHSHRRSFSSKADGGESQDSYNPAYIDFLR; encoded by the coding sequence ATGCATCTTCTTGCTCCAGCATTCAAGTTCCATTTCAAGGGAGGACGACATACCATCATACTTTCTGTTTTGTCGAGCCCTGCTTTGGTCTCTGGTTTGATGGTTGTACGTGCTAAAAATCCGGTACATTCTGTTTTGTTTCCCATCCTAGTCTTTTGCGACACTTCTGGTTTACTTATTTTTTTAGGTCTTGACTTCTCCACTATGATCTCCCCAGTAGTTCATATAGGAGCTATTGTCATTTCATTCCTATTCGTGGTTATGATGTTCAATATTCAAATAGCGGAGATTCACGAAGAAGTATTGCGCTATTTACCAGTGACTGGTATTATTGGACTGATCTTTTGGTGGGAAATGTTCTTCATTTTAGATAATGAAACCATTCCATTACTACCAACCCACAGAAATACGACCTCTCTGAGATATACGGTTTATGCCGGAAAGGTACGAAGTTGGACTAATTTGGAAACATTGGGCAATTTGCTTTATACCTACTATTCCGTCTGGTTTTTGGTTTCTAGTCTGATTTTATTAGTAGCTATGATTGGGGCTATAGTACTTACTATGCATAGGACTACAAGGGTGAAAAGACAGGATGTATTCCGACGAAATGCCTTGGATTCTAGGAGGAATATAATGAACAGGACTATTTCTCCTTTTGGCCATAGCCATAGAAGAAGCTTCTCCTCCAAAGCGGACGGAGGGGAATCTCAGGATTCCTATAACCCTGCTTATATAGATTTTTTAAGATAA